The proteins below are encoded in one region of Leptospira terpstrae serovar Hualin str. LT 11-33 = ATCC 700639:
- the asd gene encoding aspartate-semialdehyde dehydrogenase — MEKIKVGVLGATGSVGQRFIQLLENHPYFTVTHLAASEKSAGQTYGEVMKSRWKISSDIPAYAKDIIISLPNPEVTKGVQLVFSGLDASIAGEAETAYAEAGVMVLSNSKNHRMDANVPILSAEVNAHHLDVLQFQKTKGKIITNSNCTIMGVTISLKPLMDAFGLKSVMLFSMQAISGAGYPGVPTMDILGNVVPYIGGEEDKAEIEPQKCLGTVKDGIIKSADFKISAHCNRVPVFDGHTVCVSVSFDKKPKKEEILKVWADFQGEPQKLGLPFAPNPAILYREENDRPQPRLDLETGRGMTTVVGRLREDPILDWKWVVLSHNTIRGAAGAAILNAELLYKKGFFN, encoded by the coding sequence ATGGAAAAAATCAAAGTTGGAGTCCTGGGAGCAACAGGTTCCGTCGGTCAAAGATTCATTCAACTTTTGGAGAATCACCCTTATTTCACGGTGACTCATTTGGCAGCTTCAGAAAAAAGTGCCGGCCAAACTTATGGTGAGGTAATGAAATCTCGTTGGAAGATCTCATCCGATATCCCTGCATACGCGAAAGACATTATCATCTCTTTACCAAATCCTGAAGTGACGAAGGGCGTACAACTCGTGTTTAGCGGTCTGGATGCATCGATCGCTGGAGAAGCGGAAACTGCTTATGCGGAAGCCGGGGTGATGGTTCTTTCCAATTCTAAAAATCATAGGATGGATGCTAATGTTCCCATTCTTTCTGCGGAAGTGAATGCACACCATTTGGATGTTTTACAATTCCAGAAGACAAAAGGAAAAATCATTACCAATTCCAATTGTACGATTATGGGAGTTACTATTTCCTTAAAACCTCTGATGGATGCTTTTGGACTTAAGTCAGTCATGTTATTTTCTATGCAGGCCATTTCTGGTGCGGGATATCCGGGAGTTCCCACTATGGACATTCTTGGAAACGTTGTGCCTTATATTGGTGGCGAAGAAGACAAAGCAGAAATTGAACCACAGAAATGTTTGGGCACAGTGAAAGATGGAATCATCAAGTCGGCAGATTTTAAAATTTCTGCTCATTGCAATCGTGTTCCTGTTTTTGACGGACATACGGTTTGTGTCTCCGTTTCCTTTGACAAAAAACCAAAAAAAGAAGAGATTCTTAAGGTTTGGGCCGATTTTCAAGGGGAACCGCAGAAATTGGGATTGCCGTTTGCACCAAATCCGGCTATTCTCTACCGCGAAGAAAATGATAGGCCTCAACCGCGTCTTGATTTGGAGACAGGAAGGGGAATGACGACCGTTGTTGGAAGGCTTCGGGAAGATCCCATTTTAGATTGGAAATGGGTAGTACTTTCGCATAACACCATTCGAGGTGCAGCGGGTGCTGCAATTTTGAATGCTGAGTTATTGTATAAAAAAGGATTTTTTAACTAA
- a CDS encoding MBOAT family O-acyltransferase — MLLFWVALVDYSLARLLGAVISVPWRRFILAISLGNSLGILAFYKYGHFIAENWAIILNFPPPSPDFWAHWLLPVGISFYTFQSISYLVDVYRRELQPERKFFSYLLFLSFFPQLVAGPIVSAKSFLPQIRRPLSFLRTPVLFAVFLILLGLFKKMVLADHLSETSDFSFLRPAEVTTKALWIGMFSYSLQIYCDFSGYTDIAQGTALLFGFRLPENFKMPYLADGFSEFWNRWHISLSQWLKKYIYISLGGNRVGKLLTYRNLFLVMAIGGLWHGASWNFVIWGSCHGILLILERGTKGNRFGSFSFLRPLRILGTFLVVSFLWVFFRSVDFTNSLCYLQGLFVKKEGISLPYSMEMNFLYCLLVIVIGHILGILYFKDNKQLLVAFEKWQNSLGKTAFFGIFASIVMILIVLFSADSKPFVYFVF; from the coding sequence TTGCTACTCTTTTGGGTGGCTTTAGTAGATTATTCCTTAGCGAGACTGCTCGGCGCTGTCATTTCTGTCCCATGGCGTAGGTTTATTTTGGCGATTTCCCTTGGGAATAGCTTGGGAATTTTGGCATTTTATAAGTATGGACATTTTATTGCTGAAAATTGGGCAATAATATTGAATTTCCCTCCTCCTTCTCCTGATTTTTGGGCTCATTGGCTTCTCCCTGTAGGCATATCCTTTTATACCTTCCAGTCGATCTCTTATTTAGTGGATGTATATAGAAGGGAATTGCAACCGGAACGGAAGTTTTTCTCCTATCTACTTTTTTTGTCCTTTTTTCCACAGTTGGTGGCGGGTCCCATTGTGTCGGCCAAATCCTTTTTGCCTCAAATTCGTAGACCTTTGTCATTTTTGAGAACCCCTGTTCTCTTTGCGGTTTTTCTCATCCTACTCGGTTTATTTAAAAAAATGGTTTTGGCCGACCATTTATCGGAAACTTCAGACTTTAGTTTTTTGAGGCCAGCAGAGGTAACTACTAAGGCTTTATGGATCGGGATGTTTTCTTATTCACTACAGATCTATTGTGATTTTTCAGGTTATACTGACATTGCCCAGGGGACGGCACTTCTTTTTGGCTTTCGTTTGCCGGAAAATTTTAAAATGCCCTATCTTGCCGATGGATTTTCTGAATTTTGGAATCGTTGGCATATTTCACTCTCCCAGTGGCTAAAAAAATACATCTACATTTCTCTTGGTGGCAATCGCGTCGGCAAACTCCTCACCTATCGAAATCTATTTCTGGTGATGGCCATTGGTGGGCTTTGGCATGGGGCTTCTTGGAATTTTGTCATTTGGGGAAGTTGTCATGGGATTTTACTAATTTTAGAAAGAGGAACAAAAGGGAACCGGTTTGGGAGTTTTTCCTTTCTTAGACCGTTACGAATTCTTGGGACTTTTTTGGTAGTGAGTTTTCTTTGGGTTTTCTTTCGAAGTGTTGATTTTACTAATTCTCTGTGCTACCTACAGGGGCTTTTTGTTAAAAAAGAAGGTATTTCTCTGCCTTACTCAATGGAAATGAACTTTCTTTATTGTTTGCTGGTGATCGTAATTGGCCATATACTAGGTATTCTTTATTTTAAAGACAATAAGCAGTTGTTAGTTGCATTTGAAAAATGGCAGAATTCCTTAGGAAAAACTGCATTTTTTGGGATCTTTGCCTCAATTGTAATGATTTTGATTGTTTTGTTTTCGGCCGATAGTAAACCTTTTGTGTATTTTGTATTTTAG